In the genome of Pseudarthrobacter sp. IC2-21, one region contains:
- a CDS encoding ABC transporter permease, with the protein MTNLNSVDAAAVAQDAHLDSADAVIGKSTIIFRRFMRNKTAVAGLAIFLALTIFSFVGGFFTPWDKETIDPFNIGMPPSGDHFLGTSQAGIDLYAMTVEGTRISILIGLIVGLVSVLIAAVYGCTMAYFGGKVDKVMLFVLEALIMMPALLVVAVATSGGGGTLKQNLPSWLLLIIVLLVFSWMGTARLIRSLSMSLMQRDFVKAAQYMGVPPRRIVWRHLVPNIGSLLVLDITRGVTGAILAEVAFSFIGIGIKVPDVSLGVLIGGATSQVQTFPWMFWVPLTVMFLLTGSLAMMNDGLRDAFDPSSSSVGRAKKKNGQRAGK; encoded by the coding sequence ATGACCAACCTCAATTCAGTTGATGCCGCAGCGGTGGCCCAGGATGCGCACCTGGACAGCGCCGACGCCGTGATCGGAAAATCCACCATCATCTTCCGCCGCTTTATGCGGAACAAGACGGCGGTCGCAGGGCTGGCCATCTTCCTGGCACTGACCATCTTCTCCTTTGTCGGGGGCTTCTTCACGCCCTGGGACAAGGAAACCATCGACCCGTTCAACATTGGCATGCCGCCCTCCGGCGACCACTTCCTTGGCACCTCCCAGGCGGGCATCGACCTCTACGCCATGACGGTTGAAGGGACCCGCATCTCCATCCTGATAGGCCTGATTGTGGGCCTGGTGTCCGTCCTGATCGCTGCCGTGTACGGATGCACCATGGCCTACTTCGGCGGGAAAGTGGACAAAGTCATGCTCTTTGTCCTGGAGGCCCTCATCATGATGCCCGCGCTGCTGGTGGTGGCTGTGGCCACGAGCGGCGGCGGGGGCACTTTGAAGCAGAACCTCCCCAGCTGGCTCCTGCTGATCATCGTTCTCCTGGTGTTCAGCTGGATGGGCACGGCCAGGCTGATCCGTTCACTGTCCATGTCGCTCATGCAGCGTGACTTCGTCAAAGCAGCCCAGTACATGGGGGTACCGCCGCGCCGGATCGTCTGGCGGCACCTGGTGCCCAACATCGGGTCGCTACTCGTCCTGGACATCACCCGGGGTGTCACCGGCGCCATCCTGGCCGAAGTCGCGTTCTCCTTCATCGGCATCGGCATCAAGGTTCCGGACGTCAGCCTGGGCGTCCTGATCGGCGGCGCTACGTCCCAGGTCCAGACCTTTCCCTGGATGTTCTGGGTTCCGCTGACGGTGATGTTTCTGCTGACCGGGTCCCTGGCCATGATGAACGACGGACTTCGGGACGCCTTCGACCCCAGCTCCAGTTCCGTTGGCCGGGCAAAAAAGAAAAACGGACAGAGGGCCGGCAAATGA
- a CDS encoding ABC transporter permease — translation MLRYLAKRGITYVFMIFLTTSAGYFLAVSSLKPALLEQERIPRPTPEQVANSMRLKGLDPDLSPWERYVEWLTGIVTRWDWGRSPNGAFINAEFGDRVWISTRLFLAAIILTLVIGVALGVYSAARQYKFQDRVITSYSYLAYIVPAPIAYFLVQLGAININETVGERIFFVTGISTPGMAPGWAQFADMLAHYAVPTIAITLVGWGSYQIAQRQYLLDNVNADFVRTARAKGLTRNQAISRHALRVSFIPVAQSIAFTVPAIFAGGFFAEKIFAWPGVGSWSIDAISLQDVNAATATLAYGSVIFAIGAILADFATTLVDPRVRVQ, via the coding sequence ATGCTCCGGTACCTTGCCAAACGCGGCATCACCTACGTTTTTATGATTTTCCTGACCACGTCGGCCGGGTACTTCCTGGCGGTCAGTTCCCTCAAGCCGGCTCTGCTGGAACAGGAGCGGATTCCCCGTCCCACCCCCGAACAGGTTGCCAACTCCATGCGCCTGAAAGGGCTGGACCCGGACCTGAGCCCCTGGGAACGCTACGTTGAGTGGCTTACCGGAATTGTCACGCGCTGGGATTGGGGACGCAGCCCCAACGGTGCCTTTATCAATGCCGAGTTCGGGGACCGCGTCTGGATCTCCACCAGGCTGTTCCTCGCCGCCATCATCCTGACGCTGGTCATCGGTGTCGCCCTTGGCGTGTACTCGGCCGCCCGCCAGTACAAGTTCCAGGACCGGGTGATCACTTCCTACAGCTACCTCGCCTACATCGTCCCCGCACCCATCGCCTACTTCCTGGTGCAGCTCGGCGCCATCAACATCAACGAGACCGTCGGCGAACGCATCTTCTTCGTCACCGGCATCTCCACCCCCGGCATGGCGCCGGGGTGGGCACAGTTCGCGGACATGCTCGCCCACTATGCGGTGCCCACCATCGCCATCACGCTGGTGGGCTGGGGTTCATACCAGATCGCGCAGCGGCAGTACCTGCTGGACAACGTCAATGCCGATTTCGTCCGGACCGCCCGTGCCAAGGGCCTGACCCGCAACCAGGCCATTTCCCGGCACGCCCTGCGGGTCTCGTTCATCCCCGTGGCCCAGAGCATCGCCTTCACCGTCCCGGCAATTTTCGCCGGCGGCTTCTTTGCCGAGAAGATCTTTGCGTGGCCCGGCGTCGGCTCGTGGAGCATCGACGCCATCTCGCTGCAGGACGTCAACGCCGCTACAGCCACGCTGGCCTACGGTTCGGTCATCTTCGCCATCGGTGCCATCCTCGCGGACTTCGCCACCACGCTTGTCGACCCGAGAGTGCGGGTGCAGTAG
- a CDS encoding TetR/AcrR family transcriptional regulator: protein MSYIPLLPASRAAPLVGPVAERSDAARNRERLLGAARDLIAEGGVDALTMDRLAERARVGKGTVFRRFGSRTGLMMSLLSDSEAAFQARFMFGPPPLGPGAPGLERLIAFGSARVAYVLEHGDLVRAAESSAQGRYEVPAALLWQRHVEVLLREESMEADPVLMAMTLISTLDPERLLYAVRVQGVTPERLTSTWRELVTRVVSRR, encoded by the coding sequence GTGAGTTACATCCCATTGCTGCCAGCATCGCGTGCCGCACCGCTGGTTGGCCCGGTGGCGGAGCGGAGTGATGCGGCGCGGAACCGGGAACGGCTGCTGGGCGCAGCGCGCGACCTGATCGCCGAAGGCGGCGTGGACGCACTCACCATGGACAGGCTGGCCGAGCGTGCCCGGGTGGGTAAGGGAACTGTCTTCCGCAGGTTCGGCAGCCGGACCGGGCTGATGATGTCCCTGCTCAGCGATTCCGAAGCCGCCTTCCAGGCCCGGTTCATGTTTGGCCCGCCGCCGCTGGGACCCGGGGCTCCAGGCCTGGAGCGGCTGATTGCCTTTGGCTCGGCCCGCGTCGCCTACGTGCTGGAGCACGGAGATCTGGTGCGCGCCGCGGAGAGTTCGGCGCAGGGCAGGTATGAGGTTCCCGCGGCGCTGCTGTGGCAGCGGCACGTCGAAGTCCTGCTGCGGGAAGAAAGCATGGAGGCGGACCCCGTGCTGATGGCCATGACGCTCATCTCCACCCTTGACCCGGAGCGGCTGCTGTATGCGGTCCGGGTACAGGGCGTGACCCCCGAGCGGCTCACGTCGACGTGGCGTGAACTTGTCACGCGGGTTGTCAGTCGCCGTTAG
- a CDS encoding NAD(P)H-dependent oxidoreductase, whose protein sequence is MSKSTILTLVGSLRAESTNQKLAEAIQLNAPEQVDVVIHESLGNIPFYNEDIDVEGQVPAAAAALRAAATEADTVLLVTPEHNGTVPASLKNAIDWLSRPFGAGALAGKPTAVVGTAFGQFGGVWAQDEARKAVGIAGAQVLEDAKLAVPGSMVRFAELHPKDDAEVVEQIKGVFDAISAAQRAAQTAA, encoded by the coding sequence ATGTCCAAGAGCACCATCCTCACCCTTGTTGGCAGCCTCCGCGCCGAATCCACCAACCAGAAGCTGGCCGAAGCCATCCAGCTCAACGCCCCCGAGCAGGTTGACGTTGTCATCCACGAAAGCCTGGGCAACATTCCCTTCTACAACGAAGACATCGACGTTGAGGGCCAGGTGCCCGCTGCCGCCGCCGCCCTGCGCGCTGCCGCCACCGAGGCCGACACCGTCCTCCTGGTTACCCCCGAGCACAACGGCACGGTTCCGGCGTCCCTGAAGAACGCCATCGACTGGCTGTCCCGCCCCTTCGGCGCCGGCGCCCTCGCCGGCAAGCCCACCGCCGTCGTGGGAACCGCCTTTGGTCAGTTCGGCGGCGTCTGGGCCCAGGACGAAGCCCGCAAGGCAGTCGGCATTGCCGGCGCCCAGGTCCTCGAGGACGCCAAGCTGGCCGTCCCCGGCTCCATGGTCCGGTTCGCCGAACTGCACCCGAAGGACGACGCCGAGGTAGTGGAGCAGATCAAGGGCGTCTTCGACGCGATCTCCGCCGCTCAGAGGGCCGCGCAGACCGCAGCCTAA
- a CDS encoding GerMN domain-containing protein, producing MAGSWRAGRLAVTTAALTLPLWLGSCTPGLPPPAGSVPAGATGVGATEAPGAVSLPAPRPQSPPPAAAESETAAVPPVTAQQLTPPVGTGGTTGSAGIVQTASASGAGPGPAAPRPSPAPEPSPSPPSNPPPAPPPAASGRQAGQQTPGRPVTAYYVVLGDAGAKGVRFGCNDSLAGIRRSPGGPAEPLAAAMNALLDGSVEPSPGLYNALSASTLTFLSGTFDGYTVTVYLSGTLHPGGVCDIPRVEAQLTQTAVASVGAIRAEIYVNGVRLADVLSLK from the coding sequence ATGGCAGGCAGCTGGAGGGCCGGGAGGCTTGCGGTGACGACGGCGGCGCTCACCCTGCCGCTGTGGCTCGGCTCCTGCACACCGGGCCTGCCCCCTCCCGCCGGCAGCGTCCCGGCCGGCGCCACTGGCGTCGGGGCCACGGAGGCGCCGGGAGCAGTTTCGCTGCCGGCGCCCCGGCCGCAGTCGCCTCCCCCGGCCGCGGCGGAGTCGGAAACCGCCGCCGTTCCCCCGGTTACAGCACAGCAGCTCACCCCGCCCGTCGGTACCGGCGGCACCACCGGCAGCGCCGGCATAGTCCAAACCGCTTCGGCCTCCGGTGCGGGACCCGGCCCGGCAGCACCGAGGCCTTCTCCCGCCCCTGAACCATCTCCTTCGCCGCCATCCAACCCGCCGCCGGCGCCGCCGCCTGCGGCGTCCGGGCGCCAGGCCGGCCAGCAGACCCCCGGCAGGCCGGTCACGGCCTACTACGTGGTGCTTGGCGACGCCGGCGCGAAAGGTGTCCGCTTTGGCTGCAATGACAGCCTCGCAGGTATCCGCCGCTCCCCCGGGGGACCGGCCGAGCCGTTGGCTGCGGCCATGAATGCGCTGCTCGACGGGTCCGTGGAGCCGTCCCCCGGCCTGTACAACGCACTGTCAGCCTCGACGCTGACGTTCCTGTCCGGCACGTTCGACGGTTACACGGTGACCGTTTACCTCTCCGGCACACTCCATCCGGGCGGAGTGTGCGACATCCCCAGGGTCGAGGCCCAGCTCACCCAAACCGCCGTGGCGTCAGTGGGCGCCATCCGCGCGGAGATCTATGTCAATGGTGTGAGGCTCGCGGATGTTCTCAGCCTGAAGTGA
- a CDS encoding PLP-dependent aminotransferase family protein, which yields MTHETLDAAEAPLPAEAIDAIERAATSAHRAAHPHEALFSARAANIKQSAVRDVFDISLRPGLVSLAGGSPYLQSLPLERLAATAADIIAKDGLTALQYGGGQGTEELRAQICEVMAAEGILDALPQNVVITAGSQSAQDVATKVFCNPGDVVLVEDPTYVGALNTFEAYQVEVATVEMDDDGLVPELLEARIAALQTAGKNIKLLYTIPNFNNPSGITLGAERRQQIVDICRKANIIVLEDNPYGLLRYQGQPLEPLRAANPADVIYLGSFSKIFAPGLRIGWALVPDHLQRRYYLASESVTLCPPAFNQMLVSAYLRDYDWKGQIETYRGIYAERCAAMLAALEKHMPAGTAWTSPEGGFFVWVTLPEGVDTYPVLKQAIDAGVVFIPGAAFTPSDEPSNKLRLAFSAVPPEAIDEGVRRLAGVLRENLAAL from the coding sequence GTGACCCACGAAACGCTTGATGCTGCAGAAGCACCACTTCCGGCCGAAGCCATTGACGCAATCGAACGCGCGGCGACCTCTGCCCACCGCGCGGCGCATCCACACGAGGCCCTCTTTTCGGCGCGCGCCGCCAATATCAAGCAATCCGCCGTCCGGGACGTTTTCGACATCTCGCTGCGTCCGGGACTCGTGTCCCTCGCGGGCGGCAGCCCCTACCTGCAGTCCCTTCCACTGGAACGCCTCGCCGCGACGGCCGCCGACATCATCGCCAAGGACGGACTCACCGCCCTGCAGTACGGCGGCGGCCAGGGCACCGAGGAACTGCGCGCGCAGATCTGCGAGGTGATGGCCGCCGAAGGAATCTTGGATGCCCTGCCGCAGAACGTGGTGATCACCGCCGGCTCCCAGTCGGCCCAGGATGTGGCCACGAAGGTCTTCTGTAATCCGGGTGACGTGGTGCTGGTGGAGGACCCCACCTACGTGGGAGCCCTGAACACCTTCGAGGCGTATCAGGTTGAAGTCGCCACCGTGGAAATGGACGACGACGGCCTGGTGCCCGAGCTGCTGGAGGCCAGGATCGCGGCGCTCCAGACCGCCGGGAAAAACATCAAGCTGCTCTACACCATCCCCAACTTCAACAATCCCTCCGGGATCACGTTGGGTGCGGAGCGCAGGCAGCAGATTGTCGATATATGCCGCAAGGCGAATATTATTGTGCTTGAGGACAACCCGTACGGTCTGTTGCGCTACCAGGGACAGCCGCTGGAACCCCTTCGCGCCGCGAATCCCGCCGACGTTATCTACTTGGGTTCTTTTTCGAAGATCTTCGCCCCGGGCCTTCGCATCGGCTGGGCCCTGGTGCCCGACCATCTGCAGCGGCGCTACTACCTGGCCTCGGAGTCCGTTACGTTGTGCCCGCCTGCGTTCAACCAGATGCTCGTCTCGGCGTACCTCCGGGACTACGACTGGAAGGGCCAGATCGAAACCTACCGGGGCATCTACGCTGAACGGTGCGCGGCAATGCTGGCCGCACTGGAAAAACATATGCCCGCAGGCACCGCCTGGACCAGCCCCGAGGGCGGTTTCTTCGTATGGGTCACCCTCCCCGAAGGCGTGGACACCTACCCCGTGCTGAAGCAGGCCATCGACGCCGGCGTCGTTTTTATCCCGGGGGCCGCCTTCACGCCGTCCGATGAACCGTCGAACAAGCTAAGGCTGGCCTTTAGCGCGGTGCCGCCGGAAGCAATTGACGAGGGAGTTCGACGCCTTGCCGGGGTACTGCGGGAAAACCTCGCGGCGTTGTAA
- a CDS encoding universal stress protein, whose amino-acid sequence MSGIIVVGVDGSGTAKKAAEAARDLAVALGGSLHVVSAFDSDRTEVFGSGSDRWIVSDADGAEHVAKTVADALAGSVKVTYSAARGKPADALINEAERLGAKMIVVGNRRMRGIGRVLGSVANSVAHNATCDVYIANTYDAD is encoded by the coding sequence ATGAGCGGAATTATCGTTGTGGGCGTTGATGGCAGCGGGACTGCCAAAAAGGCTGCCGAGGCGGCCAGGGACCTCGCCGTCGCTTTAGGCGGCTCCCTGCACGTGGTCTCGGCCTTCGACAGTGACCGCACAGAGGTTTTCGGCTCCGGGAGTGACCGGTGGATCGTTTCTGACGCCGACGGCGCGGAGCACGTGGCCAAAACCGTGGCCGATGCCCTGGCCGGCAGCGTCAAGGTCACGTACTCGGCCGCCCGCGGCAAGCCCGCCGACGCACTGATCAACGAAGCCGAACGCCTCGGCGCCAAAATGATCGTGGTGGGTAACCGCCGGATGCGCGGCATCGGCCGCGTGCTGGGCAGCGTGGCCAACAGCGTGGCGCACAACGCCACCTGCGACGTCTACATCGCCAACACGTACGACGCCGACTGA
- a CDS encoding phosphatase PAP2 family protein — translation MTRESRAASPAALRARNRTARWLTEAFQPPVVVTLQLLISPVIEPGFPGTIGYGALAAVFVCVLPLFLLLILVRLGKVTDHHVSDRRQRAPVLLMALACVIAGLVVLSAVGSPRSVVVMVLGIVAGIVMLAAVSPFWKISGHAAAVSSAAAISVLMLGPAWLPLLILIPAVGWSRVVLRAHTLAQVVAGSLFGGLVMAGLWVVLRDWLL, via the coding sequence GACGGCCAGATGGCTGACTGAGGCTTTCCAGCCGCCGGTGGTGGTGACGCTGCAACTGCTCATCAGCCCCGTGATCGAACCCGGTTTTCCGGGGACCATCGGCTACGGGGCACTTGCTGCCGTCTTTGTCTGTGTGCTGCCGCTGTTCCTGCTGCTTATCCTTGTGCGGCTGGGCAAAGTCACGGACCATCACGTCAGCGACCGGCGTCAGCGGGCGCCGGTGCTCCTCATGGCACTGGCCTGTGTCATCGCCGGGCTGGTGGTGCTCTCCGCCGTCGGGTCGCCGCGCAGCGTTGTGGTCATGGTGCTCGGCATCGTGGCGGGCATCGTGATGCTGGCCGCCGTCAGCCCGTTCTGGAAGATCAGCGGGCACGCGGCCGCAGTGTCGTCGGCAGCGGCGATCTCCGTACTGATGCTCGGCCCGGCGTGGCTGCCGCTGCTGATACTGATTCCGGCCGTCGGCTGGTCCAGGGTGGTCCTGCGCGCCCACACATTGGCGCAGGTGGTGGCCGGCTCGCTGTTCGGCGGCCTGGTGATGGCCGGGCTGTGGGTGGTCCTGCGGGACTGGCTTCTCTAG